gtggggaggggggagtaatgCTCTATTCAGTGGCTCttcgacctgatccagcagggctgtcgTGCCCTCACAAAGCTAAGCTGCCCAGAGCCCTGGGTGGAGGAGGCTCAAGGATGTCATCAACTTGCATTTTTGATAAATGCTGCATTGAGCTGCAGAGGATTGGATGGTGGTTTGAGAGAGAGGGTCAGATTGATGATCTGCAGCTCCTGTCCTCCCTTCTGATTTGCCACCCTTTTGACAGCAGATGCCGTTCAGACAAGCCCACACGGTTGTTGGAAAGGCAGTCCATTTAGCTGAGACCAAGGGAGTGACCCTGAACCAGCTGTCTGCTGAGGATCTGAAGAGCATCAGGTATGCATCCTGCTCCATACCTTGTTTCCTCTGCCACTTTCCAGATACAAAACTGAGTATCTTGAAAATCTTGGCGCTTTTGCTTTAAACACGAAGCCAAGTTTCCAGacccgatgatgatgatgatactttgCATGTTTACAGTGCTCCATGCATTTCACCTATGTTGTCTTTGCAGCAGTCCTCTAAAGCAGACCACTGCATTCCCATATCTTGGAGGCAGAGAGTAATTAAAAAATGTCCTATGAAATGGACAACCCAGTCCAACTAAGAGCCGGAGAAAACAATGTTATTCTTTATGGCTTTCCACAACCCTGATGGCCAGTGTGCTGGTCTACGATTTGGACAGTCTGGGTTCAGATtctgccccctccagccctgCAGCCCCTGGATCAGTCGTCCCTCCCACTCACTCCTACCCTACCCAGTTGGGCTGTTGTGAGGAAGAACCATAAACACCACCTTAAGTTTCTTCTGAGGAGTGGCAGGCCATAAATTTCACAAATGGTTCAGTGAGTTGTTGCCTCCTACCAGCAGTGTCTGTcccagattgcagcctgaaattaAGGTGCCATTGAGAACTTGTCCTTCTCTATCTGGTAGTATTTTATTATTAAGCTCTGGGGGCTGTAGGGCAGAGCTGGAAGAGCCCACCTGAGTCTCCAGGCAGCCTTCCCTcctgagagctgctgtcagtcagggaAGACCATGTTAAGCAAGGTGGACCATTGGGGTCCAGTGCTTTAGCTAGCAGCCTCCCAGGActgacttttctttctttccttctccctttaGCCCAATGTTGGGAAGCGACATCTCCCAGGTGTTCAATCCCCAGACCAGCGTGGAGCAGTACACCTCTCCTGGAGGCACAGCCAAGAGTGCCGTTACACAGCAGATCGAACAAATAAAGGAGCTGTTGAAGAGGCAGAAGGAATAAGTTTGGAGTGTGGGGAAAAAACCTGTCCCGTTGCTACGGGCTTCTGCTTATCCCATTTAATCCTGAGTTAATAAATACAGTGGTGTATTGGATTTCACTGAGAAAAAGCTCTGTTGTTGTGtcattcttcctcccccccccccagcaaactgTTTTTTGGAAGGGGGGATTGTCTGTTGCTGGATCTGATGGGGGAGAGGGTTACAATCATCTGCCCTCCAGAGCAGGAGCTTGCAGGGCTTATCAAATGGGGAGTTGATGCAAGGTGTTCACTGAAGGAGAATATTATATGCAGTGGTAACCGgtctttggggggagggattaGGGGCCACCGCCCAACAGCAGTGTCCCTGCAGGCAGCGTCTTTAGGTAGGGCTGAGCAAGACCCTTCTTGGATATCTCCGATTACTGATGCCAGGCAGGTCACTGAGCAGGGACATAGCCAGCACCACCCAGGCAGGAACACAGCTCCAGAGTGAACCAGTTCTAGCTTCTTGGCTTGGCCAGAGGAGGATTTTCCCCACATTGACATCTggcaaatgttttaaaatgataaaTGCAGCTGCCTTACATGGAGTCAGGCCTAGCTCTGTCCAGCCCAATGCTGCCTTCCCTGAATGGCAGCAGAAGAAGGGTCTCTTCCGGTCCTGAGATCCTTCCAACGGGAGCTGCTTCACTACTGAACTCTGGCCCACCCTAGAGAATTTTTGAGTCTGGGCTTTTCTTAATAACAAACCAATGGGGAACCTCAGTTGCTACTACTGGAGGTGAAGGAGATTTTTGAGGAAGTTGCAGCATTGGCAGAGGTTCAGTGGCAGAGGTTCAGGTTCagagtgaaaagcggtgtgccccaaggatctgtcctgggaccggtgcttttctacctcttcataaatgacctggagacagggttgagcagtgaagtggccaagtttgcagacgacaccaaacttttccgagtggtgaagaccagaagtgattgtgaggagctccagaaggatctctccagactggcagaatgggcagcaaaatggcagatgcacttcaatgtcagtaagtgtaaagtcatgcacattggggcaaaaaattaaaacttcacatataagtgAAGTTTATATGGGTTTAtatggctgatgggttctgagctgtctgtgacatatcaggagagagatcttggggtggtggtggacaggtcgatgaaagtgtcgacccagtgtgcggcggcagtgaagaaggccaattctatgcttgggatcattaggaagggtattgagaacaaaacggctaatattataatgccgttgtacaaatcgatggtaaggccacacctggagtattgtgttcagttctggtcgccgcatctcaaaaaagacacagtggaaatggaaaaggtgcaaaagagagcgactaagatgattacggggctggggcaccttccttatgaggaaaggctgcggcatttgggcctctttagcctagaaaagaggcgcctgaggggggacttgattgagacatacaaaattatgcaggggatggacagagtggataggtagatgctctttacactctcacataacaccagaaccaggggacatccactcaaattgagtgttgagagagttagaacagacaaaagaaaatatttctttactcagcgtgtggttggtctgtggaactccttgccacaggatgtggtgatggtgtctggcctggacgcctttaaaaggggattggacaagtttctggaggaaaaatccattacggggtacaagccatgctgcgcatgtacaacctcctgattttagaaatgggctatgtcggaatgccagatgcaagggaatgcaccagaatgaggtctcttgttatctggtgtgctccctggggcatttggtgggccgctgtgagatacaggaagctggactagatgggcctatggcctgctccagtggggctgttctgatgttcttaactacaattcccaggaggccttgcaggtctcttgttatctggtgtgctccctggcgcatttggtgggccgctgtgagatacaggaagctggactagatgggcctatggcctgctccagtggggctgttctgatgttcttaactacaattcccaggaggccttgcaggtctcttgttatctggtgtgctccctgaggcatttggtgggccgctgtgagatacaggaagctggactagatgggcctatggcctgacccagtggggctgttcttatgttcttatgtgaaggcTTTACTGCAATAAAGGGGTCTGGTCCGAGACCCAAATCAGCCCCAGTGCAGATtctctctgggtcttctctggcattcacctCTGCCTTGCTCTtgccgccaggaatggctccagaggggagggccCCCAAACCtggtgctctgcaccccctctggctacaccactggtcgAAGCAGTTCCCAGAATGCTCTGGCTGAGGCTCTGCGTTCTCACTGCATGGCCAGGTCTCTCACTGCATGGCCAGGTCTCTCACTGCATGGCCAGGTCTCTCCACCTGCCAAGCTTTGGCCAGCCACGTCCCACAGCCCCCACCACAAGCCACACGGAGAGGCCGCACATGGACTTGTTCCGACTTCCTGGCTACTTTCTGGTCCGGCCCTCTCCAGGCCAGTGAGGAGGGCTTGGTGAATGTCTGGAGGAGAGAGTGCCTCTGGGAATGCGAAGAGTGCCCTTCCCTTCAGGCAAGGAGTTTTTAGAATTGAACGGGCACCGggcctttgagcatgtgcagagcgccttcACCTGCCGGTGGGAAGtagtagtgcagtggttttctaCAAAAAATAAGCAGAGTGCttttgaacatgtgcagagtgcccccGTCATTTCATCAAAAAAAATTAAGCCCCCTGAGCCGGTGGCgcagctggagggggcggggcagcCGTGCGGCTCCGCTCTGCTCCCCCCCGGgagtggctccgaagggaggcCCGCCCAGCCACGCCACCAGCCGCCTGGCAGAGCCCGCGGCGAGGAGCCGGGCGGCGGGGTCGGCGGGTGCGCGCGCGGCATGGCTGCGCGGGGACTGGCGCTGGCGCTGGCGCTGCTGCTGGGCCTGGGCGGGCGGCCGGCGGCGCGGCGGCTGCTGCGGGGCGGGCTGCTGCGGCCGCGGGAGTCGCCCTCGCGGGAGCTGAAGCAGCTGGGCGGGCTGTGGGGCTTCCGCGCCGACTGGTCGCCGGGCCGCGACGCGGGCTTCGTGCACGGCTGGTACCGGCAGCCCCTCCGGCAGGTGAGCGGAGCGGAGCCCAGCCCTGCCCGCTGCCCGGCTCCGGCGCTTCTGGGGTGCCCCGAGGCGGGAGGAGCGGGCACGAGGCCGGGGAGCTCTGAAGTGCCGCCCAGGCTTCCAGCCGGGCCAGGGCTGGGCGGACACGGGTCCTCTGGTCGCCCAGGAGCTCCGCCTTCGCAGGGGCTCTCCGGGCCCGTCGGTGGCCCTGGAGCCTGATGCTTCCGGCCCCACTGGCGGCTGCCGCAGCAAGAGCCCCACAAGCGCCTGCGGGGAAGTGGGGTCCGGAGCTCTCCACTCGGCCAGCCGTTATTTTCCTGGCTGCTTCCCGGTGCGCAGCTTCCCCTTTCCATCCCAGCCAGGCATGCATGAGCGCCTGCAGCAAACGCGCTGGGCCTGCCCTGACCCCTGTGAAGCAACCCTGGGCGGGCATCCAGCATGGTGGACTCCGCAGCAGAGCACTCTGGTCCACCCCTGGCTTGGCAACCACCAGGATCCCCACAGCTGTTTGCATGGGTGGGCTGAGGGGCATATTTGCTAAGGGGGGCTGTTGCCTTCAGGCTCTGTTGGGGAGCCTCCCCTTGCAGCCTCTGGCCGGCCAGGGTTGGAAACAGGATTGCTGGACGCTTTGGCTCTGAGTCAGTGGAACCCTTTGGTATGTTCCTACAAGAAGCGTTGACTGAAGATGTGTATCTGTCCTGCAGTgaggtgctcaaggcagctggcaaggttttaaaaacaaacacaagagTAGCAGTGAAAGCATTGAAGTGCACAACTGAAGCTAAAACTGAGCATCCCATCCAAGCAGCAGAACAAAATAATGAACCCAAAGCCGCAAAGCTGGGCAAAACGGCTGCTGTCAGAATACCAGGCAGAGAGGAAACTTGCCTGATCGCCAAAGGCCAGGGAGCCACACGCGAGGTGGCACAGCCCCAGAGAAGGCCCCTCACCACTTCACCACCAGCTGCAATTCTGCCAGCACTGGAACCTGCCTCACCAGTTAGCTCAGAGGACTGGCCATCCCGTATGGGGGAGGCCATCAGGTGTCCCAGCCCTGAGCTGTCTAAAAGTTCAGAACCAGCTCCCCGATTTGCAtgtggaagcaggcaggcaggcagcacagctTGAGCAGCAGCATTCTGCATTAACAGAGTTTCCAAGTGGCCTTCAAGGGCTGCCCCATGTAAAGCAACCCATGCAAAATTCTAACATTCTGTGGAAGGAAGCTCTGATAATAGTTAAATAGAACTTCCATGCTTAGGGACAGTGTACCCCTGAAAACCACTTGGGGCAACAAAGGGAAAAGGTGGTTTCTCTTCATGTCCTGTTTGTGAGCTTTCCAAGGGCATCCttaaaacaggatgctgaatttgAGCAATCGCTGATCTAGCAGGGCTACCCTTATGCTCTTATTTAAATCCAAAGAAAGGAGAGTTTTAGGCTGTGACTGTAGGTTACCTTCATTTTTCACATTCCTCCTTGGCTGATCAGGGCACTTGGAAAGAATTACTGGGTGACAGTAGATGAGCATGTAGCATATCGATTCAGTGCCTTGTCTTACAATCAAGGGAATAGAGCAGTGCAAAACTGGAAGGTTACACCCCCTCTCTAAGCAAAACTATGCTGTGGATAACATGCTGTATTTTGCAAAAGAAGCTGGAGGGAGTGTGTTTTTCAAATCAGGTTGTCGTGCTCACAAATGAACAGTTAAAAGTTTACGAATGGTGCTGTCTTACAAGAAGGGTGGGCAAAATAGACTATCAGGTTCATGACTGTACCATTTATGTTTGAAGCTTGAAGTTTGTTAAAATAGTTTTTAGAAATCTAAATAGTAGACTGTGAAAGAGAACTTGCTTTTTGTCCTGGTGAGGCAGAGCATGGTCAGTACATAGGCAATATTTGCTTTGTGTTAGTGCCCTCTCCTGGCTGTACAGTAGAGTTTCCACTCCTGCcacggctccccccccccccccggttcctgGGCCTTTAAGGCAGGAATCTAGTGGATGAAGTGTATCCCGTCATCTCATCTTCCCACCAGCTTAAGTTCTCTGTGTCAGAGCTGCAGTTGAAACAAGAGGGGCAGAATCAGTATGAGAAGGTGGCAGCTCTTTACGCATCCTGGCAGGAGACAAAGTCAGAATGCAGCCTTCAGAACCAGGCTGTGGCAGAGTCTGACAGCCAGACCATGAATGGCCAGGCCTTAATGTGTGATTTTGACCTTTGCAGTCTGGGCCAGTGATGGACATGCCAGTCCCTGCCAGCTTCAACGAGATCACCCAGGACCCCCGTTTGCGGCAATACGTTGGCTGGATTTGGTACGAGAAAGAGGTGCTCCCACCTGCCCGCTGGCTCCAGGGTGACCCTGGGACTCGCGTGGTGCTCCGGATTGGCAGCGCACACTATTATTCCATTGTGGTGAGTGGGTCGGGGCTGCGGGCAGTCTGTGAAAAGACCTGTTTCTCCAGAGCACCATCCTGAATTCTTGGACAGCTGCAGGAGCCAAGAATGTCATAGATTGCAAATGGGATGGATTTACATTTGCTGTTCCTCTAGCAGagccttggagctgcaccagtcACAGGAATGTGTATTTTCATGTGTAGGATGCTGGACTATATGGGTGGTTGGGCCAGTAAGGCTCTTCTTCGGTTCCTTGAAACCCCACCAGCCCCTTTTATTCCCCTAAGCCAGCTATTTTCATTCAAggaacattggtgtgccatgaatggttggcaggtgtgctgtgagagtttgggccAGGGTCATATATTAGGGCAATTGTGGGATATGAGGCCCTGGCCTGCAgtgtgtggtgtgccttgtcaattgtcaaaaaactgatggtacacCCTGACTATTTTAGTGCTTTCTCCATGTGCAGTGAGATGGaaaagcttgaaaattgctgcccctAAGCCCTGCTGAGCTGGTGGCTGCAGAAGGGCagcttctgtggcaaggagtcttCTGTCCGAGACGCTTCTTCCCCAGGGCATGTACTTGGTCTTGATGGTCCCTTCTAGCCCTCTGCtttcctcccttgcagtgggtcAATGGAGTGCAGGTCACGGAGCACGAGGGCGGCCACCTCCCCTTTGAAGTGGAGATTGGCAGTCTCCTCCGGGGCACTGCTGGGGAGCGCTGCCGCATCACCATCGCTATCAACAACACCCTGACGCCCCACACGCTGCCACCAGGGACCATTGAGTACATGAAGGATGAGACAATGTGAGTATATGACCAGCTGTCCTGCTACTGGCCTGTCAAGCCTCCTTCCGCCCAGATGGCTGGAGTGCTTTCCCTAGAATGAAGTTACCAAGCAGGTTCCCTGCCAGGATTTGGGTCCACGGATGTCAGGGAGTTGTCTTCCCCTCCTCTCTCAATCttgtttttttccaaagaaaGTGTACAGGTCACACAGCTTCCACATTTGGAATCCAAATTCAGGTTCTGAACATGACATTTTACCAAACAGTTTAGCCCAATTGTTTGGCAAGCATCAAACATGAGACCTTCTCAGCTGCCCACCGTGAAATGCTGCAAGCCTTTGCTTGTGTACTGTCAATGCAGCAAATCCTACAGGGCACAGCGTAGCAAGAACAAATGCCCGGGCATATTCTGGGGATAGCCACGTGATCCACCCGCTGTGCTAGACCTGGCGTGGGATACAGTCACCAAGGCAGGCAGCAAGAGATGGTCTCCCGGGAGCTGGGCCCGGTGGTCTT
The DNA window shown above is from Tiliqua scincoides isolate rTilSci1 chromosome 8, rTilSci1.hap2, whole genome shotgun sequence and carries:
- the LOC136659345 gene encoding beta-glucuronidase-like, with translation MDMPVPASFNEITQDPRLRQYVGWIWYEKEVLPPARWLQGDPGTRVVLRIGSAHYYSIVWVNGVQVTEHEGGHLPFEVEIGSLLRGTAGERCRITIAINNTLTPHTLPPGTIEYMKDETMYPKGYFVQNTRFDFFNYAGIHRPVILYTTPVTYIDDITVTTDLGGNVGR